From the Serratia nematodiphila DZ0503SBS1 genome, one window contains:
- a CDS encoding inorganic phosphate transporter, translating to MSDNSAVQTGVPAASSLPKLHQKNSRLTVLFFVFLLILGIAFAGVNLFNDVSDTGAVYTSYIPFLLLGLALLIALGFEFVNGFHDTANAVATVIYTHSLSPMVAVVWSGFFNFLGVLLSSGVVAFGIISLLPVELILQAGTGNGFAMVYALLFSAIIWNLGTWWLGLPASSSHTLIGSIIGVGVANALIHGRTGTSGVDWGQAIKVGYALLLSPVIGFVFAGLLLLALKLFVNNRQLYSAPKDNSPPPLWIRGLLILTCTGVSFAHGSNDGQKGMGLIMLILVGTMPIAYALNRSMPPEQIPRVAALAEVTKSQLLRQFPAGGQTPPREVLTGYVRTSDLTPEVVPALAQLTGAIGDQIRQYGSVDKIPAQAVSNTRNDMYLASETIKHLKAEHQLQINPDTQRNLDALKGELDNATRFIPFWVKVVVAIALGLGTMVGWRRIVVTVGEKIGKSHLTYAQGASAELVAMTTIGAADAFGLPVSTTHVLSSGIAGTMAANRSGLQMATLRNLLMAWVLTLPASVLLSAVLYWIFNHF from the coding sequence ATGAGCGATAACAGCGCCGTTCAAACGGGTGTGCCGGCCGCATCCAGCCTGCCCAAGCTGCATCAAAAGAACAGTCGACTCACTGTTCTTTTTTTTGTGTTTTTATTAATTCTGGGGATCGCGTTCGCCGGGGTGAACTTATTTAACGACGTCAGCGACACCGGCGCCGTCTATACCAGTTACATTCCGTTTTTATTATTGGGGCTGGCGCTGCTGATCGCGCTGGGCTTTGAATTCGTCAACGGCTTCCACGACACCGCCAATGCGGTCGCGACGGTGATTTACACCCACTCGCTGTCGCCGATGGTCGCCGTGGTGTGGTCCGGTTTCTTCAACTTTCTCGGCGTGTTGCTCTCCAGCGGCGTGGTGGCCTTCGGCATCATTTCGCTGCTGCCGGTCGAGCTGATCCTGCAGGCCGGCACCGGCAACGGCTTCGCCATGGTGTACGCCCTGCTGTTCTCCGCCATCATCTGGAACCTCGGCACCTGGTGGCTCGGGCTGCCCGCCTCGTCGTCGCATACGCTGATCGGCTCGATTATCGGCGTTGGCGTGGCCAACGCCCTGATCCACGGCCGCACCGGCACCAGCGGCGTGGACTGGGGCCAGGCGATCAAGGTGGGCTATGCGCTGCTGCTGTCGCCGGTGATCGGCTTCGTGTTCGCCGGCCTGCTGCTGCTGGCGCTGAAGCTGTTCGTCAACAACCGCCAGCTGTACAGCGCGCCTAAAGACAATAGCCCGCCGCCGCTGTGGATCCGCGGATTGCTGATCCTCACCTGCACCGGCGTTTCCTTTGCCCACGGCTCCAACGACGGCCAGAAAGGCATGGGCCTTATCATGCTGATCCTGGTGGGCACCATGCCGATCGCCTACGCCCTGAACCGTTCGATGCCGCCGGAGCAGATCCCCCGGGTGGCGGCGCTGGCGGAGGTGACCAAAAGCCAGCTGCTGCGCCAGTTCCCGGCCGGCGGCCAAACGCCGCCGCGCGAGGTGCTGACCGGCTATGTGCGCACCAGCGATCTGACGCCGGAGGTGGTGCCGGCGCTGGCGCAACTGACCGGCGCGATCGGAGATCAAATTCGCCAGTACGGCTCGGTCGACAAGATCCCGGCGCAGGCGGTGTCGAACACCCGCAACGACATGTACCTGGCGTCCGAGACCATCAAGCACCTGAAGGCAGAGCATCAGTTGCAGATCAATCCCGACACGCAGCGCAACCTCGACGCGCTGAAGGGCGAACTCGACAACGCCACCCGCTTCATTCCCTTCTGGGTGAAAGTGGTGGTGGCGATTGCACTGGGGCTCGGCACCATGGTCGGCTGGCGCCGCATCGTGGTGACGGTGGGCGAAAAGATCGGCAAATCGCACCTGACCTACGCCCAGGGCGCCAGCGCCGAACTGGTGGCGATGACCACCATCGGCGCGGCCGACGCCTTCGGCTTGCCGGTTTCGACCACTCACGTACTTTCATCCGG
- a CDS encoding transporter — translation MVQRLAEKMHKLDFDDEVTGLIYGHVFRSGEPPARLNSQQVCQAYQALPSGDGFVWLHLNLNHAAAEKWLKNHFAISDFFFHEIRHGSHTTRIERQGDDLFAVLNDVIFHPEDSNPETATLWLYCCRGLVVTVRHKPVRLIERLLGRLTALELASSTELLAHLLEEQEDVLEQVVRQANQYVDTIEDRLLTRRVKRNRAELGRMRRMLLRFQRLLAPEPAALFRLLNRPPSWLSREVVQDLRQFTEEFTVVLNDLASLTERIRLLQEELGAKLMEQNNRTLYTLTVITVLALPINIVAGFFGMNVGGIPLASNHHGFILLVLLVGSFTLIAGYLAFRRRDES, via the coding sequence ATGGTGCAACGGTTAGCGGAAAAGATGCACAAGCTTGATTTCGATGATGAAGTGACCGGGCTGATCTACGGCCATGTGTTTCGTTCCGGTGAGCCGCCGGCGCGCCTGAACTCGCAGCAGGTCTGTCAGGCCTACCAGGCTTTGCCGTCCGGCGACGGCTTTGTCTGGCTGCACCTCAATCTCAACCACGCGGCGGCGGAGAAGTGGCTGAAAAACCATTTCGCCATTTCCGATTTTTTCTTCCACGAAATTCGGCACGGTTCCCACACCACGCGCATCGAGCGCCAGGGCGACGACCTGTTCGCGGTACTCAACGACGTGATTTTCCACCCTGAGGACAGCAACCCGGAAACGGCGACGCTGTGGCTCTATTGCTGCCGTGGGCTGGTGGTCACCGTGCGTCACAAACCGGTGCGATTGATTGAACGGCTGCTTGGCCGCCTGACGGCGCTGGAGCTGGCGTCGTCTACCGAGCTGCTGGCGCACCTGCTGGAAGAGCAGGAGGACGTGTTGGAACAGGTGGTGCGGCAGGCTAACCAGTATGTCGATACCATCGAGGATCGCCTGCTGACCCGCCGCGTCAAACGCAACCGCGCCGAGCTGGGGCGCATGCGCCGCATGCTATTGCGCTTTCAGCGCCTGTTGGCGCCGGAACCGGCCGCGCTGTTTCGCCTGTTGAACCGGCCGCCGAGCTGGCTGAGCCGTGAGGTGGTGCAGGATCTGCGGCAGTTTACCGAAGAGTTCACCGTGGTGTTGAACGATCTCGCCAGCCTGACCGAACGCATCCGGCTGCTGCAGGAAGAACTGGGCGCCAAGCTGATGGAGCAGAATAACCGCACGCTCTACACCCTGACGGTGATCACCGTGCTGGCGTTGCCGATCAACATCGTCGCCGGTTTCTTCGGCATGAACGTCGGAGGGATACCGCTGGCCAGCAATCACCACGGTTTTATCCTGCTGGTGTTGCTGGTCGGCAGTTTTACGCTGATCGCCGGTTATCTGGCGTTCAGGCGCAGGGACGAGTCGTAA
- a CDS encoding SRPBCC family protein yields the protein MNDYGMIIEPGTLRIQRLLPGPIERVWAYLTESDKRATWLAAGAMKLENGAPLELEFRNSDLAGEHEPPPAKYKQHGGCVSNRGHITCLFPPRLLSFTWAEQDQGRPSEVTFELTEQGNAVLLTVTHRRLANRDEMLSVAGGWHTHLDILLDRLHDRAPQPFWSTHARLEEEYRARL from the coding sequence ATGAATGATTACGGCATGATTATCGAACCCGGCACGCTGCGCATCCAGCGGCTGCTGCCCGGTCCCATCGAGCGGGTGTGGGCTTACCTGACCGAATCCGACAAGCGCGCCACCTGGCTGGCGGCCGGCGCCATGAAGTTGGAAAACGGCGCGCCGCTGGAGCTGGAGTTTCGCAACTCCGATCTGGCGGGCGAGCACGAGCCACCGCCGGCCAAGTACAAACAGCACGGCGGCTGCGTCAGCAACCGCGGCCACATCACCTGCCTGTTCCCGCCGCGCCTGCTGAGCTTTACCTGGGCCGAACAAGATCAGGGCCGCCCTTCCGAGGTGACCTTCGAGCTGACGGAACAGGGAAACGCGGTGCTGCTGACGGTCACCCACCGGCGCCTGGCCAACCGCGACGAGATGCTCAGCGTCGCCGGCGGCTGGCACACCCATCTGGATATCCTGCTGGATCGTCTGCACGATCGGGCGCCGCAGCCGTTCTGGAGCACCCATGCCCGGCTGGAAGAAGAGTACCGCGCCCGCCTGTAA
- a CDS encoding ArsR/SmtB family transcription factor: MVELSSSQLDAIFHALADPTRRSMLRALAGGERSIGELAAPLQMSFAGASKHVKALEHAGLVQRTVQGRNHICRLEPEPMAQAMHWLQTYEHFWTERLDALEQALLQPEQLPPKE; this comes from the coding sequence ATGGTTGAATTATCTTCCTCACAGCTGGACGCCATTTTTCATGCGCTGGCCGACCCGACCCGCCGCTCGATGTTACGCGCGCTGGCCGGCGGTGAGCGCAGCATCGGCGAACTGGCCGCGCCGCTGCAGATGTCGTTCGCCGGCGCCTCCAAGCACGTGAAAGCACTGGAACATGCGGGCCTGGTGCAACGCACCGTGCAAGGAAGAAACCATATCTGCCGGCTCGAACCCGAGCCTATGGCGCAGGCCATGCACTGGCTGCAAACCTATGAACATTTCTGGACTGAACGGCTGGATGCGCTCGAACAGGCGCTGTTGCAGCCCGAACAGCTTCCTCCCAAGGAGTGA
- a CDS encoding Zn-dependent hydrolase: MTYRVNGERLWQSLQTMAQFGAIADNGVTRLALSEEDRQARDQLRRWALEAGCSVRVDRMGNMFLRREGTRPELAPVITGSHGDSQPRGGRFDGIYGVLAGLEVIRSLNDRQIVTERAIEVINWTNEEGARFAPAMIASGVFAGVFDLEYGLTRRDEHGVSLGDALERIGYAGEHPVGGMPIHAAFELHIEQGPILEAEHLDIGVVTAAQGQRWYELEVVGFSAHAGTTPMDRRRDALLGFAALVTAVNRIGWDFAPDARATVGMAQITPNSRNVVPGRVFFSVEFRHPEESILEQMEQRLLAAVNAVNDGSLTARAERIFQYPPVAFDRGCIDSVRHAAQALGYRHRDMISGAGHDACYLNRVAPTAMIFIPCVDGISHNEREDITPAWAAAGADVLLNALLAHAGA; the protein is encoded by the coding sequence ATGACGTATCGAGTCAACGGCGAGCGCCTGTGGCAAAGCCTGCAGACGATGGCGCAGTTCGGCGCCATCGCTGACAACGGCGTCACCCGCCTGGCGCTCAGCGAAGAGGATCGTCAGGCGCGCGACCAGCTGCGCCGGTGGGCGCTGGAGGCCGGTTGCAGCGTGCGCGTCGATCGAATGGGCAACATGTTCCTGCGCCGTGAAGGCACGCGGCCCGAGCTGGCGCCGGTCATCACCGGTTCTCACGGCGACTCGCAGCCCCGCGGCGGCCGTTTCGACGGCATCTACGGCGTGCTGGCCGGATTGGAGGTTATTCGCAGCCTCAACGATCGGCAGATCGTCACCGAACGCGCGATTGAAGTGATCAACTGGACCAACGAAGAAGGCGCACGCTTCGCGCCGGCGATGATCGCCTCCGGCGTGTTCGCCGGGGTATTCGACCTGGAATACGGCCTGACGCGCCGCGACGAGCACGGCGTCAGCCTCGGCGACGCGCTGGAACGCATCGGCTACGCCGGCGAGCACCCGGTGGGCGGCATGCCGATCCATGCCGCCTTCGAGTTGCACATCGAACAGGGGCCGATTCTGGAAGCGGAGCATCTCGACATCGGCGTGGTGACCGCCGCACAAGGGCAGCGCTGGTATGAACTGGAGGTCGTCGGCTTCAGCGCCCATGCCGGCACCACGCCGATGGACCGCCGCCGCGACGCCCTGCTGGGCTTTGCGGCGCTGGTTACGGCGGTCAATCGCATCGGCTGGGATTTCGCGCCCGACGCGCGCGCCACGGTGGGCATGGCGCAAATTACCCCCAACTCACGCAATGTGGTGCCGGGACGCGTCTTTTTCAGCGTCGAATTCCGCCATCCAGAGGAGTCAATTCTGGAGCAGATGGAGCAGCGCCTGCTGGCGGCGGTGAACGCCGTCAACGACGGCAGCCTGACCGCGCGCGCCGAGCGCATCTTCCAGTATCCCCCGGTCGCTTTCGATCGGGGCTGCATCGACAGCGTACGTCATGCCGCGCAAGCGTTGGGCTATCGCCATCGCGACATGATTTCCGGCGCCGGCCACGATGCCTGTTACCTTAACCGCGTCGCTCCGACCGCCATGATTTTCATTCCCTGCGTGGACGGCATCAGCCACAACGAGCGGGAAGATATCACCCCCGCCTGGGCCGCCGCCGGCGCCGACGTATTGCTGAACGCCCTGCTGGCGCACGCCGGCGCCTGA
- a CDS encoding L-2-amino-thiazoline-4-carboxylic acid hydrolase — protein MSCANNELGILARRKIEAEIIKPIYQILVREIGKARAQAVIGEAIENAAIAAGKQFAAQEPNGADLRSFAALQYLWEKDDALRVEVINQDEQHFDYNVTRCRYAEMYHEMGLGEIGHLLSCARDSQFIVGYAPDVELQRTQTIMSGAPCCDFRYTAKTPGEDQ, from the coding sequence ATGAGCTGTGCAAACAACGAGTTGGGCATTTTGGCCCGCAGAAAAATCGAGGCGGAGATCATCAAACCGATCTACCAGATCCTGGTGCGTGAAATCGGCAAGGCGCGCGCCCAGGCGGTGATCGGCGAGGCCATCGAGAATGCCGCCATCGCGGCGGGCAAACAGTTCGCCGCTCAGGAACCGAACGGCGCGGATCTGCGCAGCTTCGCCGCCTTGCAGTACCTGTGGGAAAAAGACGATGCGCTGCGCGTCGAGGTGATCAATCAGGACGAACAGCACTTCGACTATAACGTCACCCGCTGCCGCTACGCCGAGATGTATCACGAGATGGGGCTTGGGGAGATCGGCCACCTGCTCTCCTGCGCTCGCGACAGCCAGTTTATCGTCGGCTATGCGCCTGACGTTGAACTGCAGCGCACCCAGACCATCATGTCCGGCGCCCCCTGCTGCGATTTCCGCTACACCGCTAAAACGCCGGGAGAAGATCAATGA
- a CDS encoding branched-chain amino acid ABC transporter substrate-binding protein, which produces MTMILSLPALAADTVLIGLAGPLTGSSARIGKDLENGAQLAIADANAQKPTLNGKPVTFKLVSEDDQSDPRTAVAVAQRLVDEGVAGVVGHWNTGTSIPAARIYHDAGIAQVAPVATGHGYTQQGFDTSFRVMGHDDDGGNYAGQYAVKTLKAKRIAVIDDRTAFGQGLADEFIKSLQAQGVQPVAREYVDDKTVDFSAVLTTVRSKNADLIFFGGVDSQAAPLARKLKQLGMNAQLMGAGGFVSQTFLTLAQQEGEGVVALEPGLPLEQMPGGKAFEQAYRDRYHTHIELHAPFAYDATRVLIAAIEQAGSANPADYLPKLRAIHYQGVTGAIAFDAQGNLQQPSFTLYRVVDGKWQPQTVLGGAKPQ; this is translated from the coding sequence ATGACAATGATTCTTAGCCTCCCGGCGCTGGCGGCCGACACCGTGCTGATCGGCCTGGCCGGGCCGCTGACCGGCTCTTCCGCGCGCATCGGCAAAGATCTCGAAAACGGCGCGCAACTGGCGATCGCCGACGCTAACGCGCAGAAACCGACGCTGAACGGCAAACCGGTCACCTTCAAACTGGTGTCCGAGGACGACCAGTCCGATCCGCGCACCGCCGTGGCCGTGGCGCAGCGTTTGGTCGACGAAGGCGTCGCCGGCGTGGTCGGCCACTGGAACACCGGCACCAGCATCCCGGCGGCGCGCATCTATCACGACGCCGGGATCGCCCAGGTGGCGCCGGTCGCCACCGGTCACGGCTATACGCAACAAGGTTTTGACACCAGCTTTCGCGTGATGGGCCACGACGACGACGGCGGCAACTACGCCGGGCAATATGCGGTGAAGACGCTGAAAGCCAAGCGCATCGCAGTGATAGACGATCGCACCGCTTTCGGCCAGGGGCTGGCGGACGAGTTCATCAAATCGCTGCAGGCCCAGGGCGTGCAGCCGGTCGCTCGTGAATACGTCGATGACAAGACCGTCGATTTCAGCGCCGTACTGACCACCGTGCGCAGCAAAAACGCCGATCTGATCTTCTTCGGCGGCGTAGATTCCCAGGCGGCGCCGCTGGCGCGCAAACTGAAACAGCTGGGCATGAACGCGCAGCTGATGGGCGCCGGCGGCTTTGTCAGCCAAACCTTCCTGACGCTGGCGCAGCAGGAAGGTGAAGGCGTGGTGGCGCTGGAGCCGGGGCTGCCGCTGGAACAGATGCCGGGCGGCAAGGCGTTTGAGCAAGCCTACCGCGATCGTTACCACACCCACATCGAACTGCATGCGCCCTTCGCCTACGACGCCACCCGAGTGCTGATCGCCGCCATCGAACAGGCCGGCTCGGCCAACCCGGCCGATTATCTGCCGAAACTGCGCGCCATACATTACCAGGGCGTGACCGGCGCCATCGCCTTCGATGCGCAGGGCAACCTGCAACAGCCGAGCTTCACCCTGTATCGGGTGGTTGACGGCAAATGGCAGCCGCAAACCGTGTTGGGCGGCGCCAAACCACAATAA
- a CDS encoding ABC transporter ATP-binding protein translates to MSEALLSVKRLKVSYGGIHAVKGIDFMVNAGEQVTLIGANGAGKSSSLRALTGLQPFEGDILFDGCSIRGVPPHRLLQRGLVMVPEGRGIFTRLTVRENLQLGAYARRDKSAVRQDFERVCATFPRLSERLHQPAGLLSGGEQQMVAMGRALLSRPRLLILDEPSMGLAPIVVEAIFTVIKQLARDGVTLLLVEQNARLALESTDRAYVLDSGSLSHSGRSADMLDDEKIKQIYLGE, encoded by the coding sequence ATGTCTGAAGCCCTGCTGAGCGTTAAACGACTCAAAGTGTCTTATGGCGGCATTCATGCGGTCAAAGGCATCGATTTTATGGTCAACGCCGGCGAACAGGTGACGCTGATCGGCGCCAATGGCGCGGGCAAGAGCTCCAGCCTGCGAGCGCTGACCGGCCTGCAGCCGTTCGAAGGCGACATCCTGTTCGACGGTTGCTCGATTCGCGGCGTGCCGCCGCACCGGTTGCTGCAACGGGGGCTGGTGATGGTGCCGGAGGGACGCGGCATTTTCACCCGTTTGACGGTGCGGGAGAACCTGCAGCTCGGCGCCTATGCACGGCGCGACAAATCGGCGGTGCGGCAAGATTTCGAACGGGTGTGCGCCACTTTCCCGCGGCTGAGCGAGCGCCTGCACCAACCGGCCGGGCTACTTTCGGGCGGTGAACAGCAGATGGTGGCGATGGGCCGCGCGCTGCTCAGCCGCCCGCGGTTGCTGATATTGGACGAACCCTCGATGGGGCTGGCGCCGATTGTGGTGGAAGCCATTTTCACGGTCATCAAGCAGTTAGCTCGTGACGGCGTCACGCTACTATTGGTCGAGCAGAACGCCCGCCTGGCGCTGGAGTCCACCGATCGCGCCTACGTGTTGGACAGCGGCAGCCTGAGCCACAGCGGCCGTTCCGCCGACATGCTGGACGATGAAAAAATCAAACAGATCTATTTGGGTGAATAA
- a CDS encoding ABC transporter ATP-binding protein yields MTPLLTLNHVSKRFGGLTAVDDVSMSIRQGEIYGLIGPNGAGKTTCFNLITGLYRADEGEFSLLGQRYKPQAIDKVVQAGIARTFQNLRLFNEMSVLENVMVGCHVRTRNGLWAAIARHGRAKEEEQAVRDKSHALLEYVGISQFAHYRAGDLAYGHQRRLEIARALATEPRLLALDEPAAGMNAGEKVALRELLLRIRDSGKTLLLIEHDVKLVMGLCDRLTVLDYGKAIAEGEPAQVRREPAVIQAYLGGGAHV; encoded by the coding sequence ATGACGCCGCTGCTCACTTTAAATCACGTCAGCAAACGTTTCGGCGGCCTGACGGCGGTGGATGACGTCAGCATGAGCATCCGCCAGGGGGAAATCTACGGCCTGATCGGGCCGAACGGCGCCGGCAAAACCACCTGCTTCAACCTGATCACCGGCCTGTATCGCGCCGACGAGGGCGAGTTCAGCCTGTTGGGCCAGCGCTATAAACCACAGGCGATCGACAAAGTGGTGCAGGCCGGCATCGCCCGCACCTTCCAGAACCTGCGGTTGTTCAACGAAATGAGCGTGCTGGAAAACGTGATGGTCGGCTGCCATGTGCGCACCCGCAACGGCCTGTGGGCGGCGATCGCTCGCCACGGGCGCGCGAAAGAGGAGGAACAGGCGGTGCGCGATAAATCTCATGCGCTGCTGGAGTACGTCGGCATCAGCCAATTCGCCCATTACCGCGCCGGCGATCTCGCCTATGGCCACCAACGCCGTCTGGAGATTGCCCGCGCGCTGGCGACCGAGCCCCGGCTGCTGGCGCTGGACGAACCGGCGGCCGGCATGAACGCCGGAGAAAAAGTGGCGTTGCGCGAGCTGCTGCTGCGCATCCGCGACAGCGGCAAAACGCTGCTGCTGATCGAACACGACGTCAAACTGGTGATGGGTCTGTGCGATCGGCTGACGGTGCTGGATTACGGCAAAGCGATCGCCGAAGGCGAGCCGGCGCAGGTGCGGCGCGAACCGGCGGTCATTCAGGCCTATCTGGGAGGCGGCGCGCATGTCTGA